The Coleofasciculaceae cyanobacterium genome includes a window with the following:
- a CDS encoding sulfotransferase, with the protein MSSRKPILVTGSHRSGSTWVGKMIGLSPMVGYIKEPFNLEHRPGICSAKFEHWFTYISQENESYFIDDIDKTIHFLYNFQEEIKAIKSLKDTLRLLRDYSNFYQYRISNARPLFKDPIAVFSTEWLAEKFEMDVVVLIRHPAAFVSSYIKKNWYFDFEHLLKQPLLMEKHLYLFEKEIRESTIKEYDPVDRASLLWKLIYHVVAKYRDHHKNWMFIKHEDISLNPLAGFQAIFNHLNLNFSAEIKQTIEEYSNPQNPSETFKNENAFLWLTNGNLKRDSKANIFNWQHRLSEEEIYRIRAKTEEVANRFYLDRDWNM; encoded by the coding sequence ATGAGTTCAAGAAAACCAATACTTGTGACAGGTTCACATCGTTCTGGTTCAACCTGGGTGGGTAAGATGATTGGTCTATCTCCTATGGTAGGTTATATTAAAGAACCATTCAATTTAGAGCATCGTCCTGGTATCTGTAGTGCTAAATTTGAGCATTGGTTTACATATATTTCACAGGAAAATGAGTCTTATTTTATCGATGATATCGACAAAACAATTCACTTTTTGTATAATTTTCAAGAAGAAATTAAAGCAATAAAATCTTTAAAAGATACATTACGACTTTTAAGAGACTATAGCAATTTTTATCAATATCGTATCTCAAATGCTCGACCTCTTTTTAAAGATCCAATAGCAGTATTTTCGACAGAATGGTTGGCAGAAAAATTTGAAATGGACGTGGTGGTATTAATTAGACATCCTGCTGCTTTCGTTAGTAGTTATATAAAGAAAAATTGGTACTTTGATTTTGAGCATCTTTTAAAGCAGCCTTTACTAATGGAGAAACACCTATATCTTTTTGAAAAAGAAATAAGAGAATCTACTATAAAAGAATATGATCCTGTGGATCGAGCATCATTATTGTGGAAGCTAATTTATCATGTCGTCGCCAAGTATCGCGATCATCATAAAAATTGGATGTTTATCAAGCATGAGGATATTTCCTTAAATCCTCTAGCTGGTTTTCAAGCAATTTTTAATCATCTAAACTTAAATTTTTCAGCCGAAATTAAGCAAACAATTGAAGAATATAGTAATCCTCAAAATCCTAGCGAAACATTTAAAAATGAAAATGCCTTTTTGTGGCTTACTAATGGTAATTTAAAACGAGATAGTAAAGCAAATATTTTCAATTGGCAACATAGACTTAGCGAAGAAGAAATATATAGAATTAGAGCAAAAACAGAAGAAGTCGCTAACAGATTTTATTTAGATCGAGATTGGAATATGTAG
- a CDS encoding DUF1361 domain-containing protein gives MESILDQAFSSFNKYSGWIVWNLFLAFIPLVLSFWLFTRRTKKRRRPMAESERLAQRRSLLWWIGWLVFIAFLPNAPYLLTDIIHLIEAIRAGYSIWITTLIFIPLHLFAILMGWEAYVISLINQSRYLKQQGAKKFILASELITHALSAIGIYLGRFRRFNSWDLVTQPNIVFTSTINDLTTQKPLLVIVITFIILTIFYWVMKQITLGILLRIRYFIANSDN, from the coding sequence ATGGAATCAATACTAGATCAAGCTTTTAGCTCATTTAATAAATATAGCGGTTGGATCGTCTGGAATTTATTCTTGGCTTTTATTCCTCTAGTTCTCAGCTTTTGGTTATTTACCAGACGTACTAAAAAGCGACGTCGCCCAATGGCTGAGTCCGAAAGACTTGCGCAACGGCGATCGCTACTTTGGTGGATAGGTTGGCTCGTTTTTATTGCCTTTTTACCCAATGCCCCTTATTTGTTAACCGACATAATACATTTAATTGAGGCAATTCGTGCGGGTTATTCAATTTGGATTACTACGTTAATCTTTATTCCTCTACACCTATTTGCGATTTTGATGGGTTGGGAGGCTTATGTAATTTCTTTGATCAATCAAAGTCGTTATCTTAAGCAACAAGGAGCTAAAAAATTTATTCTAGCTAGCGAACTGATAACTCATGCTTTATCGGCGATCGGTATTTATTTGGGCAGGTTTCGTCGCTTTAATAGTTGGGATTTAGTTACTCAACCTAATATTGTATTTACTTCAACCATAAATGATTTAACTACTCAAAAACCTTTATTAGTAATAGTCATTACTTTTATTATTTTAACAATATTTTATTGGGTGATGAAACAAATTACTTTAGGCATTTTACTCCGAATACGTTATTTTATTGCCAATTCAGATAATTAG
- a CDS encoding DUF3616 domain-containing protein — translation MSQSHPSYFFLTRVLLDFEAEREKIISDISAAAFSPDGSLWVGSDEMIGIERLSPLGCHHYGEHQSFLLQDYIDLFNTDDEMDIEGMDFSDGYLWLTGSHSTKRKKPKKDDLATNLERMATITTDLNRFILARIPVINGKLIKSFVPQEGNSLSAACLQTTAERNILFEALTEDPHLKPFLEMGIPSKDNGLDIEGLAVKDGRLLLGLRGPVLRGWAIVLEIEPIEKEAGILELKQIGDDGAKYKKYFLNLNGLGVRELCWQGDDLLILAGPTMALEGEMQVFRWRKAAQSEGDMIQEQDESELFPLFDLPFTIGSDHAEGLALYSCWEAEDGLMMFYDSPNQLRLKGDKQIFVDVFRI, via the coding sequence CAGTCTCACCCCTCATACTTTTTTCTTACTCGCGTCTTGCTCGATTTTGAAGCTGAAAGAGAAAAAATCATCAGCGACATTTCCGCCGCGGCTTTTAGTCCTGATGGTAGTTTGTGGGTTGGTTCAGACGAAATGATTGGGATTGAAAGGCTTTCCCCTCTTGGCTGTCATCACTACGGCGAACATCAGAGTTTTTTACTGCAAGATTACATTGATTTGTTTAATACTGATGATGAAATGGACATCGAGGGAATGGATTTTTCTGATGGCTATCTCTGGCTTACGGGTTCACACAGTACTAAACGTAAAAAACCAAAAAAAGATGATTTGGCAACGAACCTAGAACGGATGGCAACTATTACAACGGATCTCAATCGCTTTATTTTAGCGAGAATTCCAGTGATTAACGGTAAGTTAATTAAGTCTTTTGTTCCTCAAGAGGGTAACAGCTTGAGTGCAGCCTGTTTGCAAACTACAGCCGAACGAAATATTTTATTTGAGGCTCTAACTGAAGATCCACATCTCAAACCATTTCTTGAAATGGGCATTCCTTCTAAAGATAATGGTTTAGACATTGAAGGATTGGCGGTTAAAGATGGACGTTTATTACTCGGTTTAAGAGGTCCTGTATTACGCGGTTGGGCAATTGTTTTAGAAATTGAACCAATAGAGAAGGAAGCGGGAATATTAGAACTTAAACAGATTGGTGATGATGGAGCAAAATATAAGAAATATTTTTTAAATTTAAACGGTTTGGGGGTGCGTGAGCTATGTTGGCAAGGTGACGATTTGCTGATTCTAGCTGGTCCAACAATGGCTCTTGAAGGAGAAATGCAGGTTTTTCGGTGGCGTAAGGCAGCGCAAAGCGAAGGGGATATGATTCAAGAACAAGATGAGTCTGAACTATTCCCTTTATTTGATTTACCCTTTACTATCGGTTCAGATCACGCCGAAGGTTTAGCTTTGTATTCTTGTTGGGAAGCAGAAGATGGATTGATGATGTTTTATGATTCTCCCAATCAGCTGCGACTTAAAGGAGATAAGCAAATATTTGTTGATGTTTTTCGTATTTAA